In Fusarium verticillioides 7600 chromosome 4, whole genome shotgun sequence, the following proteins share a genomic window:
- a CDS encoding DNA mismatch repair protein msh-2, with amino-acid sequence MASRPELKLDDEGGFIRFYKSLPAVNEDTIRIFDRGDWYTSHGRDATYIAKTVYKTTSVVRQLGRNDNSGLPSVTMTMTVFRQFLREALLKLGKRIEIWQSPSGRMNWQCIKQASPGNLQDVEDDLGGQIESAPMILAVKISTKASEARNVGVCFADASVRELGVSEFLDNDLYSNFEALLIQLGVRECLIQIDKGEKEKDPELSKLKKIIDNCGVAIAERPAGDFGTRDIEQDLARLLKDERSASLLPQTDLKLAMGSAASLIKYLGVLQDPSNFGQYQLYQHDLAHFMKLDAAALKALNLMPGPRDGSKTMSIFGVLNHCKTPVGSRLLAQWLKQPLMSKTEIEKRQQLVEAFYVDTELRQTLQEEHLRSIPDLYRLSKRFQRGKANLEDVVRAYQVVIRLPGFIGTFEGVMDENYKDPLDEAYTIKLRDLSDSLGKLQDMVEQTVDLDALDRHEYIIKADFDKSLRIIRKKLDQLDKDIRAEFMASAKDLGQDADKKIFLETSHKVHGVCMRLTRQEAGCIRNNSKYQECSTQKNGVYFTTKKLQAYRREYDQLSQNYNRTQSSLVHEVVQVASSYCPVLERLAGVLAHLDVIVSLSHAAVHAPESYVRPKIHARGEGQTILREARHPCMELQDDVQFITNDIELTRDKSSFLIITGPNMGGKSTYIRQTGVIALMAQVGCFVPCAEAELTIYDSILARVGASDSQLKGVSTFMAEMLETANILKSATAESLIIIDELGRGTSTYDGFGLAWAISEHIVKEIGCSAMFATHFHELTALADQYPQVQNLHVTAHIGGTSAAAASEADAKREVTLLYKVAPGVCDQSFGIHVAELVRFPDKVVRMAKRKADELEDFTTKHEDLALQYSKQDVETGSAMLKRVLVEWKDKVKAGNMSREEQVAALKELVGANAELQANPFFQSVKAL; translated from the exons ATGGCTTCACGACCAGAACTAAAG CTCGATGACGAGGGCGGCTTCATTCGCTTCTACAAATCATTGCCAGCCGTTAACGAAGACACAATCCGCATCTTTGACCGAGGAGACTGGTATACTTCACATGGTCGAGATGCCACATACATCGCCAAAACT GTCTACAAGACAACTTCAGTTGTACGACAACTCGGCCGAAATGACAACTCTGGGCTACCCTCAGtcaccatgaccatgaccgTATTCCGACAATTCCTTCGAGAAGCCCTACTCAAATTGGGAAAGCGCATAGAGATTTGGCAGAGCCCTTCTGGCCGCATGAACTGGCAGTGTATCAAGCAAGCTTCGCCAGGTAACTTACAGGATGTCGAGGACGACCTTGGGGGCCAGATTGAGTCTGCGCCTATGATTCTCGCTGTCAAAATCTCCACAAAGGCCTCCGAAGCTCGAAATGTCGGCGTTTGCTTCGCCGATGCCAGCGTCCGCGAGCTTGGTGTAAGCGAATTTCTCGACAACGACCTCTACTCCAACTTTGAGGCACTGCTTATCCAGCTCGGTGTCCGTGAGTGCTTGATACAGATCGACAAGggtgaaaaggagaaggatcCCGAATTGtccaagctgaagaagattatTGATAATTGCGGTGTGGCTATCGCAGAGAGACCAGCTGGCGACTTTGGTACCCGTGATATTGAACAAGACCTGGCACGTCTGCTCAAGGATGAGCGATCGGCTTCCCTACTCCCACAAACTGATCTGAAGCTGGCCATGGGATCTGCTGCATCTCTGATCAAGTATCTCGGCGTTCTGCAGGATCCTTCCAACTTTGGCCAATATCAGCTATATCAACACGACCTGGCACACTTCATGAAGCTAGATGCTGCTGCTCTAAAGGCCCTTAACCTTATGCCAGGTCCTCGAGATGGATCCAAAACGATGAGCATCTTTGGTGTACTCAACCACTGCAAGACACCAGTTGGTAGTCGACTCCTGGCACAGTGGTTGAAACAGCCTTTGATGAGCAAGACGGAAATTGAGAAGCGTCAGCAGTTGGTAGAAGCTTTCTATGTTGATACTGAACTTCGACAGACACTCCAGGAGGAACACCTTCGATCCATCCCTGACCTTTACAGACTTTCAAAGCGCTTCCAGCGAGGCAAGGCTAACCTGGAGGACGTCGTCCGTGCATATCAGGTTGTCATCCGTCTACCTGGCTTTATTGGCACATTTGAAGGTGTCATGGATGAGAATTACAAAGACCCCCTCGACGAGGCATACACTATCAAGCTCCGTGACCTTTCTGATAGCCTGGGCAAGTTGCAGGATATGGTGGAGCAAACTGTTGATCTCGACGCTCTTGATCGACACGAGTACATCATTAAAGCCGATTTCGACAAAAGCTTGCGTATCATCCGAAAGAAACTTGATCAGCTCGACAAGGATATTCGTGCCGAGTTTATGGCCTCGGCTAAAGACTTAGGTCAAGAtgccgacaagaagatctTCCTTGAGACCAGCCACAAGGTACACGGAGTTTGCATGCGTCTCACACGACAAGAGGCTGGCTGCATTCGAAACAACTCCAAGTACCAAGAGTGCTCGACACAAAAGAACGGTGTTTatttcaccaccaagaagttgCAGGCTTATCGTCGCGAGTATGATCAGCTATCTCAGAACTACAACAGAACACAAAGTAGTCTTGTCCACGAAGTTGTCCAAGTCGCTTCCTCCTACTGCCCAGTTCTAGAGCGCCTAGCTGGTGTTCTTGCCCACCTTGACGTAATCGTTTCCCTATCGCACGCCGCAGTCCATGCCCCTGAGTCGTATGTCCGACCCAAGATCCACGCTCGTGGAGAGGGCCAGACGATACTTCGCGAAGCCCGTCATCCTTGCATGGAACTCCAGGACGATGTTCAGTTTATCACAAACGATATTGAGCTTACTCGGGATAAGTCGTCTTTCCTCATCATTACCGGCCCCAATATGGGCGGTAAGTCAACCTACATCCGACAAACGGGTGTCATAGCACTTATGGCGCAGGTCGGGTGTTTCGTACCTTGTGCAGAAGCCGAGTTGACCATTTATGACTCCATTTTGGCACGTGTAGGTGCTAGCGATTCGCAGCTCAAGGGTGTCTCGACTTTCATGGCCGAGATGCTTGAAACTGCCAATATCCTCAAGTCAGCTACAGCAGAGTCCTTGATCATtattgatgaacttggaCGTGGCACATCGACATATGACGGATTCGGTCTTGCATGGGCCATCTCAGAGCACATTGTAAAGGAGATTGGCTGCTCTGCCATGTTTGCCACTCACTTCCACGAACTCACAGCTCTCGCCGACCAGTATCCCCAAGTACAGAATCTCCATGTCACGGCACACATCGGCGGTACTAGCGCAGCAGCGGCTTCAGAAGCGGATGCGAAGCGCGAAGTGACGTTGCTGTACAAGGTCGCACCAGGTGTGTGTGACCAGAGTTTCGGCATCCACGTCGCTGAGCTGGTCCGCTTCCCGGACAAGGTTGTCCGTATGGCCAAACGCAAGGCagacgagcttgaggacTTCACCACCAAGCACGAGGATTTAGCACTACAGTACAGCaagcaagatgttgagaCGGGTAGTGCCATGCTCAAGCGAGTCTTGGTGGAGTGGAAGGATAAGGTCAAGGCAGGGAATATGAGCCGCGAGGAGCAAGTCGCTGCTTTGAAAGAGCTTGTCGGGGCAAATGCTGAGCTGCAAGCAAACCCCTTCTTTCAGTCAGTCAAGGCTCTGTAG
- a CDS encoding kinesin family member 22, with protein MRGGMKLADRGVIPRMLSNVFRRGKKIMKDSRGETDVQVLLSYYEIYNDKVFDLLEPPEKRTPTGLPLRAEANGKTIVVGLSERACEDLKDFEKLYIEANNNRVTAATKLNAHSSRSHAILRVKLIQTTPEMVRESTASAIDLAGSEDNRRTDNGKERLVESAAINKSLFVLSQCIDAIGRGDKRIPYRESKMTRILSLGQNNGITVMILNLSPLRSYHLDTLSSLNVSSRAKRIEVREIENEIVYKQVPRANSGLTGSNVQRQPLRPLANLTNVHNGNVAAKAADKAADANKPVKAFSVYTDKSKPAAPVSRPLVSSNIARRVNQVKRPSENDAAMRPSKISRPTAPASVTVSAAQIEAMVEKKVSEILAARVAAERESQPPPTVQPEISDAVQRRLEALERRIDSDEWRDDSKSDGLRFLLAARQHKERGEDEIALKMYEKALPYFPGQTKLLNKIERLRSRLNGNAPAPSPRRETPRSERKKRRLVYDDADGDYETAEADVDEEEFAHRALKAKSRKLKVKALATKSILSGDDEGPASPRTQHLLDIVNSRDLDQIRSLVGFGAKKARDLVDYLELVNDDEAGGRIDSLAQLRTVPGMGSRTVERAYDGLVV; from the coding sequence ATGCGAGGCGGTATGAAGCTGGCAGACCGTGGGGTGATTCCTCGGATGCTCAGCAACGTCTTTCGAagaggcaagaagatcatgaaggaTTCTCGCGGTGAGACGGATGTCCAGGTTTTGCTGTCCTACTATGAGATCTATAACGACAAGGTCTTTGATCTCCTCGAGCCACCCGAGAAGCGAACGCCAACCGGTCTACCACTACGAGCTGAGGCCAATGGCAAGACCATCGTTGTCGGTCTGTCAGAAAGAGCTTGCGAAGacctcaaggactttgagaagctgtATATTgaagccaacaacaaccGTGTCACGGCAGCTACCAAGCTCAACGCTCACAGTAGCCGCAGCCATGCTATTCTGCGAGTCAAGCTGATCCAAACGACTCCAGAGATGGTCAGGGAGAGCACAGCATCCGCCATCGACTTGGCCGGATCTGAGGACAACCGCCGAACCGACAATGGAAAGGAGAGACTGGTGGAATCTGCggccatcaacaagagtCTCTTTGTACTGAGCCAGTGCATCGATGCTATCGGCCGCGGTGACAAGAGGATACCCTACCGGGAGTCCAAGATGACACGGATTCTATCACTGGGTCAGAACAATGGAATCACTGTCATGATATTGAATCTGTCCCCTCTGCGAAGTTATCACCTCGACACCCTCAGCAGTCTCAACGTCAGCTCTCGAGCCAAGAGGATTGAGGTTAGGGAGATTGAGAACGAGATTGTGTACAAGCAAGTTCCTAGGGCAAACTCGGGTCTCACAGGTTCCAATGTCCAGCGTCAGCCTCTTCGGCCACTTGCCAATCTCACCAACGTGCACAATGGTAATGTTGCTGCCAAGGCCGCTGACAAGGCTGCCGACGCCAATAAGCCCGTCAAAGCCTTCAGCGTCTACACTGACAAGTCCAAACCAGCAGCACCTGTCAGCCGTCCCCTGGTGAGCTCCAATATTGCTCGTCGAgtcaatcaagtcaagcgGCCGTCTGAAAATGATGCCGCTATGAGACCTAGTAAGATCTCGAGACCTACAGCTCCAGCATCTGTTACCGTTTCCGCTGCCCAAATTGAGGCCATGGTTGAGAAAAAGGTCAGCGAGATCCTTGCTGCTCGAGTTGCAGCTGAAAGGGAATCtcagccaccaccaacagtcCAACCTGAAATCAGTGATGCTGTGCAAAGGCGATTGGAAGCTCTCGAGCGGCGAATTGACAGCGATGAATGGCGAGATGATTCCAAGTCGGATGGTTTGAGGTTCCTCCTGGCTGCTCGCCAACACAAGGAGCgcggcgaggatgagatcgcgCTTAAGATGTACGAGAAGGCTCTACCCTACTTTCCTGGACAAACAAAGCTGCTCAACAAAATCGAGAGACTGCGATCACGGTTGAACGGGAACGCTCCCgctccttctcctcgccGGGAAACTCCTCGTTCAGAGCGCAAGAAGCGAAGGCTCGTCTACGATGATGCGGACGGTGATTATGAGACTGCCGAGGCagacgttgatgaggaagagttTGCTCACCGTGCCTTAAAAGCCAAGTCTCGAAAACTAAAGGTCAAGGCTCTTGCCACCAAGTCCATTCTTTCGGGTGACGATGAGGGTCCCGCATCGCCTCGAACTCAGCATCTCCTCGATATTGTCAACTCACGCGACCTCGATCAGATTCGAAGCCTAGTCGGCTTCGGTGCGAAGAAAGCACGTGACCTGGTTGACTATCTCGAGCTCGTCAACGATGACGAGGCTGGTGGCCGTATCGACAGTCTTGCTCAGCTGAGGACTGTTCCTGGCATGGGAAGCCGAACCGTGGAGAGAGCGTATGACGGACTTGTTGTTTGA
- a CDS encoding kinesin family member 22, with amino-acid sequence MSVRVVSRIRPLLEKERECDIIVRADTADTGKPNTVVKIPNPKNEAEEFSFAFNGVYDRSTTQEELFTAEVAPHVKSLFQGFDVTIFAYGVTGTGKTHTMRGGMKLADRGVIPRMLSNVFRRGKKIMKDSRGETDVQVLLSYYEIYNDKVFDLLEPPEKRTPTGLPLRAEANGKTIVVGLSERACEDLKDFEKLYIEANNNRVTAATKLNAHSSRSHAILRVKLIQTTPEMVRESTASAIDLAGSEDNRRTDNGKERLVESAAINKSLFVLSQCIDAIGRGDKRIPYRESKMTRILSLGQNNGITVMILNLSPLRSYHLDTLSSLNVSSRAKRIEVREIENEIVYKQVPRANSGLTGSNVQRQPLRPLANLTNVHNGNVAAKAADKAADANKPVKAFSVYTDKSKPAAPVSRPLVSSNIARRVNQVKRPSENDAAMRPSKISRPTAPASVTVSAAQIEAMVEKKVSEILAARVAAERESQPPPTVQPEISDAVQRRLEALERRIDSDEWRDDSKSDGLRFLLAARQHKERGEDEIALKMYEKALPYFPGQTKLLNKIERLRSRLNGNAPAPSPRRETPRSERKKRRLVYDDADGDYETAEADVDEEEFAHRALKAKSRKLKVKALATKSILSGDDEGPASPRTQHLLDIVNSRDLDQIRSLVGFGAKKARDLVDYLELVNDDEAGGRIDSLAQLRTVPGMGSRTVERAYDGLVV; translated from the exons ATGAGTGTGAGAGTGGTCTCCAGGATAAGACCGCTGCTGGAAAAGGAGCGCGAATGTGACATTATCGTTCGAGCCGATACCGCGGATACTGGCAAGCCAAACACGGTCGTCAAGATTCCCAACCCCAAGAACGAGGCTGAGGAGTTCTCATTCGCGTTCAATGGCGTGTACGACCGATCTACCACTCAAGAGGAATTGTTTACTGCTGAAG TGGCGCCGCACGTCAAGTCTCTCTTCCAGGGATTCGATGTCACAATATTCGCCTATGGTGTCACCGGTACCGGTAAAACACACACGATGCGAGGCGGTATGAAGCTGGCAGACCGTGGGGTGATTCCTCGGATGCTCAGCAACGTCTTTCGAagaggcaagaagatcatgaaggaTTCTCGCGGTGAGACGGATGTCCAGGTTTTGCTGTCCTACTATGAGATCTATAACGACAAGGTCTTTGATCTCCTCGAGCCACCCGAGAAGCGAACGCCAACCGGTCTACCACTACGAGCTGAGGCCAATGGCAAGACCATCGTTGTCGGTCTGTCAGAAAGAGCTTGCGAAGacctcaaggactttgagaagctgtATATTgaagccaacaacaaccGTGTCACGGCAGCTACCAAGCTCAACGCTCACAGTAGCCGCAGCCATGCTATTCTGCGAGTCAAGCTGATCCAAACGACTCCAGAGATGGTCAGGGAGAGCACAGCATCCGCCATCGACTTGGCCGGATCTGAGGACAACCGCCGAACCGACAATGGAAAGGAGAGACTGGTGGAATCTGCggccatcaacaagagtCTCTTTGTACTGAGCCAGTGCATCGATGCTATCGGCCGCGGTGACAAGAGGATACCCTACCGGGAGTCCAAGATGACACGGATTCTATCACTGGGTCAGAACAATGGAATCACTGTCATGATATTGAATCTGTCCCCTCTGCGAAGTTATCACCTCGACACCCTCAGCAGTCTCAACGTCAGCTCTCGAGCCAAGAGGATTGAGGTTAGGGAGATTGAGAACGAGATTGTGTACAAGCAAGTTCCTAGGGCAAACTCGGGTCTCACAGGTTCCAATGTCCAGCGTCAGCCTCTTCGGCCACTTGCCAATCTCACCAACGTGCACAATGGTAATGTTGCTGCCAAGGCCGCTGACAAGGCTGCCGACGCCAATAAGCCCGTCAAAGCCTTCAGCGTCTACACTGACAAGTCCAAACCAGCAGCACCTGTCAGCCGTCCCCTGGTGAGCTCCAATATTGCTCGTCGAgtcaatcaagtcaagcgGCCGTCTGAAAATGATGCCGCTATGAGACCTAGTAAGATCTCGAGACCTACAGCTCCAGCATCTGTTACCGTTTCCGCTGCCCAAATTGAGGCCATGGTTGAGAAAAAGGTCAGCGAGATCCTTGCTGCTCGAGTTGCAGCTGAAAGGGAATCtcagccaccaccaacagtcCAACCTGAAATCAGTGATGCTGTGCAAAGGCGATTGGAAGCTCTCGAGCGGCGAATTGACAGCGATGAATGGCGAGATGATTCCAAGTCGGATGGTTTGAGGTTCCTCCTGGCTGCTCGCCAACACAAGGAGCgcggcgaggatgagatcgcgCTTAAGATGTACGAGAAGGCTCTACCCTACTTTCCTGGACAAACAAAGCTGCTCAACAAAATCGAGAGACTGCGATCACGGTTGAACGGGAACGCTCCCgctccttctcctcgccGGGAAACTCCTCGTTCAGAGCGCAAGAAGCGAAGGCTCGTCTACGATGATGCGGACGGTGATTATGAGACTGCCGAGGCagacgttgatgaggaagagttTGCTCACCGTGCCTTAAAAGCCAAGTCTCGAAAACTAAAGGTCAAGGCTCTTGCCACCAAGTCCATTCTTTCGGGTGACGATGAGGGTCCCGCATCGCCTCGAACTCAGCATCTCCTCGATATTGTCAACTCACGCGACCTCGATCAGATTCGAAGCCTAGTCGGCTTCGGTGCGAAGAAAGCACGTGACCTGGTTGACTATCTCGAGCTCGTCAACGATGACGAGGCTGGTGGCCGTATCGACAGTCTTGCTCAGCTGAGGACTGTTCCTGGCATGGGAAGCCGAACCGTGGAGAGAGCGTATGACGGACTTGTTGTTTGA
- a CDS encoding altered inheritance-mitochondria protein 24, mitochondrial: MRGQLPLTRAARGLRLRAIPSHTCTQCRSIQISAAPSSEAPKVGADAFGALEARDPADARFEVLGSPYSLLSVTLSASQKLYTRRGTLVAVAGKPENAQSTLSILNPITRAFLGVPFLYQRISATTPITALISTKSPTTTFTVLHLDGTTDWMISQRNALLAWTGHTLAPSARIQSSLTLAHWGNTLLTGRGLAALSAPGQIYELTLKEGEEFVAHPGSVVAYSISRYPPQPFRFKSNSLRLQVPSLSRWISEPEWVKTVRTSEVWKYLARAFYSMRTATRRTIWGDRLFLQFHGPTKILMSSRGVRASDVLTNKQVNEIADAEPGVLAEALGLKNKPKLTDGTETKPAPVKAVEPEVEDKSATGIHVATVEKDGKVKFEDSKDLKEFIR; encoded by the exons ATGCGAGGCCAATTGCCCTTGACGAGAGCGGCGCGAGGACTACGGCTGCGGGCAATACCCTCGCATACTTGCACGCAGTGTAGGAGTATCCAGATCAGCGCTGCGCCGAGCTCTGAAGCGCCAAAGGTTGGAGCTGATGCCTTTGGAGCTCTCGAGGCAAGGGATCCTGCGG ATGCTCGATTCGAGGTTCTCGGCTCCCCGTATTCGCTCCTTTCCGTGACGTTGTCGGCGTCGCAGAAGCTCTATACTCGGAGGGGTACCTTGGTTGCTGTGGCCGGCAAGCCTGAAAAT GCTCAGTCCACACTCTCGATCCTCAACCCGATCACTCGAGCCTTTCTCGGCGTCCCCTTTCTCTACCAGCGCATCTCAGCCACGACACCCATCacagccttgatatcgaccAAGTCACCTACAACCACTTTTACAGTCCTCCACCTTGACGGAACGACAGATTGGATGATCTCACAGAGGAATGCTCTGTTGGCTTGGACAGGACACACTCTTGCGCCCTCGGCGCGCATTCAGAGCAGCCTCACACTGGCCCATTGGGGCAACACACTCCTTACGGGACGAGGTCTCGCTGCTCTATCAGCACCAGGACAAATCTACGAGCTCACTCtcaaagagggagaggagtTTGTCGCGCACCCTGGAAGTGTTGTCGCCTACTCGATCAGCCGATATCCGCCACAGCCTTTCCGCTTTAAGAGCAACAGCCTACGACTCCAGGTGCCCTCGCTCTCGAGATGGATATCAGAGCCTGAGTGGGTGAAGACTGTCCGTACTTCGGAGGTATGGAAGTACCTGGCAAGAGCTTTCTACAGCATGCGAACTGCTACTCGACGAACCATCTGGGGTGATCGCCTTTTCCTCCAATTTCATGGCCCCACAAAGATCCTCATGTCTAGCCGAGGAGTGCGCGCTTCAGACGttctcaccaacaagcaAGTGAACGAGATTGCTGATGCCGAGCCCGGTGTCCTGGCAGAAGCCCTcggcttgaagaacaagcccaagctgACTGACGGTaccgagaccaagcctgcccctgtcaaggctgttgagccagAAGTGGAAGACAAGTCAGCGACGGGGATTCACGTTGCCacagttgagaaggatggcaaggtAAAATTCGAGGACagcaaggatctcaaggagtTCATACGATGA
- a CDS encoding tRNA (guanine-N(1)-)-methyltransferase encodes MEPAISEGEKGQPHQETPSLPENSANTGHGEQTVTADSHTKPTVNVPLAEGSTVPQKRPADDEAAEPMSKNALKRLRRQQQWEAGKEERKQKRKDSRVARKVRKREERAALIAQGIDPNANRQQKPPSVNVPVTLIFDCDFEQYMREKELISLGSQITRSYSENKNARYRTHIFVSDWNGKLAERFHQILDDKHKNWKGIDFVDGDFIECAKQARERMRDPSDRVIDQLQRSLDNRIPWVRDEKDPLPLPDPEPEPAPEYQDIVYLSSDSPYTLERLEPNTSYVIGGLVDKNREKGLCYKRARERGIRTARLPIGQYMVMQSRTVLATNHVVEIMLKWLEYENWGDAFMSVIPKRKGGHLRDQRGESGEAEVAERQGVEEPEEEDQEIKDPDAEETTPQTSTPEVEAPSK; translated from the coding sequence ATGGAGCCAGCAATAagtgaaggagagaaaggtCAACCTCATCAGGAGACCCCCTCACTACCAGAAAACTCAGCCAACACTGGACATGGTGAGCAAACAGTCACCGCCGACTCTCACACAAAGCCAACAGTAAATGTGCCTCTTGCAGAGGGCTCAACTGTTCCTCAAAAACGGCCTGCGGATGACGAAGCCGCCGAGCCTATGTCCAAGAACGCTCTCAAGCGTTTGAGAAGACAGCAGCAATGGGAAGCCGGAAAAGAGGAGCGCAagcagaagcgaaaggaTAGTCGAGTCGCACGCAAAGTCCGCAAGCGTGAAGAAAGAGCAGCACTTATCGCTCAGGGCATCGATCCAAATGCCAATAGGCAGCAGAAACCTCCTTCAGTCAATGTGCCTGTCACACTCATCTTCGATTGTGATTTTGAGCAGTACATGCGCGAGAAGGAGCTCATCTCGCTCGGCAGCCAAATTACCAGGTCATACTCGGAGAACAAAAATGCGAGATATCGTACACACATCTTCGTCTCGGACTGGAATGGGAAACTGGCTGAGCGGTTCCACCAGATCCTTGATGACAAACACAAGAATTGGAAGGGTATTGACTTTGTGGACGGAGATTTCATCGAGTGTGCGAAGCAGGCTCgggagaggatgagggatCCGAGTGATCGTGTGATCGATCAACTTCAGAGGAGCTTGGACAACAGAATCCCTTGGGTGAGAGACGAAAAAGACCCTCTCCCCTTGCCTGATCCCGAGCCTGAGCCCGCTCCCGAGTACCAGGACATCGTTTACCTGTCATCAGACTCACCGTACACACTCGAACGCCTCGAACCCAACACAAGCTATGTCATCGGCGGCCTCGTCGACAAGAACCGCGAGAAGGGGCTGTGCTACAAACGAGCAAGGGAACGTGGCATCCGAACGGCTCGGCTGCCTATCGGCCAGTACATGGTGATGCAGAGCCGGACGGTTCTAGCAACAAACCACGTCGTCGAGATCATGCTCAAGTGGCTCGAGTATGAGAACTGGGGCGATGCGTTTATGAGTGTCATCCCTAAGCGCAAGGGCGGTCATTTGAGAGACCAGAGGGGTGAATCAGGTGAGGCCGAAGTAGCTGAGAGGCAAGGGGTCGAGGAgcccgaggaggaggatcaagagatcaaggaccctgatgctgaagagaccACCCCTCAAACGAGTACCCCTGAAGTCGAAGCTCCCTCAAAGTAG
- a CDS encoding DNA primase small subunit, whose product MPHSVEEEAMSSPSNVKDEPTEETGISDEAPNATEADVKMNETEDVKKEAKQLEDLFDDVDSDEEFPSSAAVQPSSQVAPLFDAMTLTASDPEVMRSFYQRLFPWRYLFQWLNHSPTPTNDFGNREFAFTLQNDAYLRYQSFPTADMLRKDVLRLMPSRFEIGPVYTTNPRDRKQLRNSSAFKPLAKELCFDIDLTDYDDIRTCCDKANICNKCWQFMTMAIKVVDVALREDFGFKHIMWVYSGRRGAHAWVCDKKVRSMDDQKRRAIAGYLEVVKGGAQSGKKVNVRRPLHPHLARSLEILKTHFQEDVLDVQDPWASAEQSEKLLQLLPNQNLNESLRRKWDAAPGRASASKWADIDAVAKAGASKNLDARQLLEAKQDIVLEYTYPRLDIEVSKKLNHLLKSPFVVHPGTGRVCVPINTKNLEDFDPLSVPTVQELLAEIDSWKGEEEEDGKGTADWEKTSLKPYIEQFRHFVNGLMKDEKDVKVKREREDETMDF is encoded by the exons ATGCCCCATtctgtcgaagaagaagccatgtcATCCCCAAGCAACGTTAAGGACGAGCCTACGGAGGAGACAGGAATCTCTGATGAGGCTCCTAATGCGACTGAGGCAGATGTTAAGATGAACGAGACAGAAGACGTCAAAAAGGAAGCCAAGCAACTCGAGGATCTATTCGACGATGTCGACTCGGATGAGGAGTTTCCCAGTTCTGCGGCTGTTCAGCCAAGCTCCCAAGTTGCACCGCTTTT CGATGCTATGACATTGACAGCCTCAGATCCTGAGGTCATGCGAAGCTTCTATCAGCGATTATTCCCATGGCGATACCTATTTCAGTGGCTCAATCACAGTCCAACCCCAACAAACGACTTCGGCAACCGAGAGTTCGCTTTCACTCTCCAGAACGACGCCTACCTCCGATACCAATCCTTCCCTACTGCCGATAT GCTCCGTAAGGACGTTCTCCGATTAATGCCATCTCGTTTCGAAATCGGACCAGTGTACACCACCAATCCCCGTGACCGAAAGCAACTCCGCAACTCATCCGCCTTCAAGCCCCTCGCGAAAGAGCTATGTTTCGATATAGATTTGACAGATTACGATGATATTCGAACATGCTGTGACAAGGCCAACATCTGCAACAAGTGTTGGCAGTTCATGACAATGGCTATTAAAGTGGTAGATGTTGCGCTGAGGGAAGACTTTGGCTTCAAGCACATCATGTGGGTGTACTCGGGACGACGAGGTGCTCACGCCTGGGTTTGCGATAAGAAGGTTCGAAGCATGGACGAtcagaagagaagagcaatTGCAGGCTATCTTGAGGTGGTCAAGGGAGGTGCACAGAGCGGAAAGAAGGTGAATGTGAGGAGGCCATTACATCCTCATTTGGC ACGAAGTCTGGAAATCCTGAAAACTCATTTCCAAGAAGACGTTCTTGATGTCCAAGACCCATGGGCTTCTGCTGAGCAATCCGAGAAGCTGTTGCAGCTTCTCCCAAACCAGAATCTCAACGAATCACTCAGAAGGAAATGGGATGCCGCTCCAGGACGTGCATCTGCCTCAAAATGGGCAGACATTGACGCTGTGGCAAAGGCAGGCGCCAGCAAAAACCTCGACGCCAGACAGCTCCTTGAAGCCAAGCAAGACATCGTCTTAGAATACACCTACCCCCGACTGGATATTGAAGTCAGCAAGAAACTTAACCATTTGCTGAAGAGTCCTTTTGTCGTGCATCCTGGTACTGGCCGAGTTTGTGTGCCCATTAACACAAAGAATCTTGAGGACTTTGATCCTCTAAGTGTGCCTACAGTGCAGGAACTTCTGGCCGAGATCGACTCCTGgaagggggaggaggaggaggatggcaaAGGCACAGCTGACTGGGAAAAGACAAGCCTGAAGCCATATATCGAGCAGTTCAGACATTTTGTCAATGGATTGAtgaaagatgagaaggatgtcaaggtcaagcgGGAGCGGGAGGATGAAACCATGGACTTTTAG